A genomic segment from Vidua macroura isolate BioBank_ID:100142 chromosome Z, ASM2450914v1, whole genome shotgun sequence encodes:
- the KDM4C gene encoding lysine-specific demethylase 4C isoform X8 codes for MAAVISDSPPNPSCKIMTFRPSMDEFREFNKYLAHMESQGAHRAGVAKVIPPKEWKPRKHYDDIEDLVIPAPIQQIVTGQSGLFTQYNIQKKPMTVKEFKDLANSDKYRTPRYVDYEDLERKYWKNLTFVAPIYGADINGSIYDEGIEEWNIAHLNTILDVVGEECGISIEGVNTPYLYFGMWKTTFAWHTEDMDLYSINYLHFGEPKSWYAIPPEHGKRLERLAQGFFPSSSQGCDAFLRHKMTLISPSILKKLHKRQENL; via the exons ATGGCTGCTGTTATCTCAGATAGTCCTCCAAACCCAAGCTGCAAAATCATGACTTTTAGGCCTTCGATGGATGAATTCAGGGAATTCAACAAATACTTAGCACACATGGAATCACAAGGTGCTCATAGGGCTGGAGTTGCAAAG GTAATCCCACCAAAGGAGTGGAAGCCGAGAAAACATTATGATGATATTGAAGATTTAGTGATTCCTGCTCCAATTCAACAGATAGTCACTGGCCAGTCTGGACTTTTCACACAATACAATATTCAGAAAAAACCCATGACAGTGAAGGAGTTCAAGGATCTAGCCAACAGTGACAA ATACCGCACTCCAAGATATGTAGACTATGAAGATCTGGAGCGTAAATACTGGAAGAACTTGACTTTTGTGGCACCAATTTATGGAGCAGATATCAATGGGAGCATTTATGATGAA GGTATTGAGGAATGGAATATTGCCCATCTTAATACAATATTAGATGTTGTAGGAGAAGAATGTGGAATTTCTATCGAGGGTGTAAATACACCATATCTTTATTTTGGCATGTGGAAAACAACGTTTGCGTGGCACACTGAAGACATGGATCTCTACAGTATTAATTATCTCCATTTCGGGGAGCCAAAGTCATG GTATGCTATTCCTCCAGAGCATGGGAAACGGCTTGAAAGACTAGCTCAAG GGTTCTTTCCGAGCAGCTCTCAAGGATGTGATGCTTTTCTTCGCCACAAGATGACTTTGATTTCTCCGTCAATATTGAAAAA GTTACACAAGAGGCAGGAGAATTTATGA
- the KDM4C gene encoding lysine-specific demethylase 4C isoform X9 — MAAVISDSPPNPSCKIMTFRPSMDEFREFNKYLAHMESQGAHRAGVAKVIPPKEWKPRKHYDDIEDLVIPAPIQQIVTGQSGLFTQYNIQKKPMTVKEFKDLANSDKYRTPRYVDYEDLERKYWKNLTFVAPIYGADINGSIYDEGIEEWNIAHLNTILDVVGEECGISIEGVNTPYLYFGMWKTTFAWHTEDMDLYSINYLHFGEPKSWYAIPPEHGKRLERLAQEIEILKRDESPKVSSKLMVGYRMESWLVPL; from the exons ATGGCTGCTGTTATCTCAGATAGTCCTCCAAACCCAAGCTGCAAAATCATGACTTTTAGGCCTTCGATGGATGAATTCAGGGAATTCAACAAATACTTAGCACACATGGAATCACAAGGTGCTCATAGGGCTGGAGTTGCAAAG GTAATCCCACCAAAGGAGTGGAAGCCGAGAAAACATTATGATGATATTGAAGATTTAGTGATTCCTGCTCCAATTCAACAGATAGTCACTGGCCAGTCTGGACTTTTCACACAATACAATATTCAGAAAAAACCCATGACAGTGAAGGAGTTCAAGGATCTAGCCAACAGTGACAA ATACCGCACTCCAAGATATGTAGACTATGAAGATCTGGAGCGTAAATACTGGAAGAACTTGACTTTTGTGGCACCAATTTATGGAGCAGATATCAATGGGAGCATTTATGATGAA GGTATTGAGGAATGGAATATTGCCCATCTTAATACAATATTAGATGTTGTAGGAGAAGAATGTGGAATTTCTATCGAGGGTGTAAATACACCATATCTTTATTTTGGCATGTGGAAAACAACGTTTGCGTGGCACACTGAAGACATGGATCTCTACAGTATTAATTATCTCCATTTCGGGGAGCCAAAGTCATG GTATGCTATTCCTCCAGAGCATGGGAAACGGCTTGAAAGACTAGCTCAAG AGATAGAAATACTGAAGAGAGATGAGTCTCCAAAAGTTTCATCAAAGTTGATGGTTGGGTACAGGATGGAGTCCTGGTTAGTGCCTCTGTGA
- the KDM4C gene encoding lysine-specific demethylase 4C isoform X10 → MAAVISDSPPNPSCKIMTFRPSMDEFREFNKYLAHMESQGAHRAGVAKVIPPKEWKPRKHYDDIEDLVIPAPIQQIVTGQSGLFTQYNIQKKPMTVKEFKDLANSDKYRTPRYVDYEDLERKYWKNLTFVAPIYGADINGSIYDEVCIVFYEVYPFQPSFQGYST, encoded by the exons ATGGCTGCTGTTATCTCAGATAGTCCTCCAAACCCAAGCTGCAAAATCATGACTTTTAGGCCTTCGATGGATGAATTCAGGGAATTCAACAAATACTTAGCACACATGGAATCACAAGGTGCTCATAGGGCTGGAGTTGCAAAG GTAATCCCACCAAAGGAGTGGAAGCCGAGAAAACATTATGATGATATTGAAGATTTAGTGATTCCTGCTCCAATTCAACAGATAGTCACTGGCCAGTCTGGACTTTTCACACAATACAATATTCAGAAAAAACCCATGACAGTGAAGGAGTTCAAGGATCTAGCCAACAGTGACAA ATACCGCACTCCAAGATATGTAGACTATGAAGATCTGGAGCGTAAATACTGGAAGAACTTGACTTTTGTGGCACCAATTTATGGAGCAGATATCAATGGGAGCATTTATGATGAAGTATGCATAGTTTTTTATGAAGTTTATCCCTTCCAGCCGTCTTTTCAGGGGTACTCTACTTAG